One genomic window of Glycine max cultivar Williams 82 chromosome 16, Glycine_max_v4.0, whole genome shotgun sequence includes the following:
- the LOC100792249 gene encoding leucine-rich repeat receptor protein kinase HPCA1 → MTIFCVLLFLGLLWAEIHVISSFTDTQDVVALRSLKDVWQNTPPSWDKADDPCGAPWEGVTCNKSRVTSLGLSTMGLKGKLTGDIGQLTELRSLDLSFNRGLTGPLSPQLGDLSNLNILILAGCSFGGNIPDELGNLSELSFLALNSNNFTGKIPPSLGKLSKLYWLDLADNQLTGPIPVSTSTTPGLDLLLKAKHFHFNKNQLSGSIPPKLFSSEMILIHILFDGNNLSGTIPSTLVLVKSVEVLRLDRNFLTGEVPSDLNNLTNINELNLAHNKFTGPLPDLTGMDTLNYVDLSNNSFDASDAPTWFTILPSLTTLIMEFGSLQGTLPSKLFDIPQIQQVKLRNNALNNTLDMGDNICPQLQLVDLQDNEISSVTLRSQYKNILILIGNPVCGTALSNTNFCQLQQQAKQPYSTSLASCGGKSCPPDQKLSPQSCECAYPYEGTLYFRGPSFRELSSVNTFHSLEMSLWVKLGLTPGSVSLQNPFFNSDDYLQVQLALFPPMGQYFNRSEVQRIGFELSNQTYKPPKEFGPYYFIAFPYPFPGSHKGASLSKGVVIGISIGCIILVLSLIGLAIYAILQKKRAERAIGLSRPFASWAPSGKDSGGAPQLKGARWFSYDELKKCSNNFSESNEIGFGGYGKVYKGVFPDGKIVAIKRAQQGSMQGGVEFKTEIELLSRVHHKNLVGLVGFCFEQGEQMLVYEFMPNGTLRESLSGRSEIHLDWKRRLRVALGSSRGLAYLHELANPPIIHRDVKSTNILLDENLTAKVADFGLSKLVSDSEKGHVSTQVKGTLGYLDPEYYMTQQLTEKSDVYSFGVVMLELITSRQPIEKGKYIVREVRTLMNKKDEEHYGLRELMDPVVRNTPNLIGFGRFLELAIQCVEESATDRPTMSEVVKALETILQNDGMNTNSTSASSSATDFGVGKGGMRHPYIDCTFTKKDNANDSSSSAFDYSGGYTLSTKVEPK, encoded by the exons ATGACAATCTTCTGTGTGTTGCTCTTTCTGGGACTCTTGTGGGCTGAAATTCATGTGATTTCTTCATTCACTGATACTCAAGACG TTGTTGCACTTAGATCATTGAAAGATGTATGGCAAAATACACCACCCAGCTGGGACAAGGCAGATGACCCCTGTGGAGCACCCTGGGAAGGAGTGACCTGCAACAAATCAAGGGTTACTTCATT GGGACTGTCAACCATGGGCCTGAAGGGTAAATTAACTGGAGATATTGGTCAACTTACAGAATTGAGATCCTT GGACTTGTCCTTTAATAGAGGTTTAACAGGTCCTCTCTCCCCACAGTTAGGAGACCTCAGCAATCTAAATATTTT GATTTTGGCTGGTTGCAGTTTCGGTGGCAATATTCCAGATGAATTAGGAAATCTTTCAGAGCTATCTTTCCT GGCTTTAAATTCAAACAACTTCACTGGAAAAATACCTCCTTCATTGGGTAAACTCTCCAAACTTTATTGGTTGGACTTGGCAGACAATCAGCTGACAGGACCTATCCCAGTTTCAACCTCCACCACCCCTGGATTAGACCTTCTTTTAAAGGCTAAGCACTT CCATTTCAACAAGAACCAGCTTTCAGGTTCCATTCCCCCCAAGCTTTTCAGCTCTGAGATGATACTCATACACAT ATTATTTGATGGAAATAATTTAAGTGGGACTATACCTTCAACACTAGTACTAGTTAAGAGCGTTGAGGTTCT TCGGCTTGATAGGAATTTCCTGACAGGAGAGGTTCCATCAGATCTCAACAACCTTACAAACATCAATGAATT GAATTTAGCACATAACAAATTCACAGGTCCTTTGCCTGACTTAACTGGAATGGATACCCTCAACTATGT GGATCTTAGTAACAACTCTTTTGATGCATCGGATGCTCCAACTTGGTTCACAATTCTTCCATCACTCACCACTCT TATTATGGAGTTTGGATCCCTTCAAGGTACTCTTCCATCAAAACTCTTTGACATTCCTCAAATACAGCAAGT GAAACTACGAAACAATGCATTGAACAATACATTGGACATGGGTGACAACATTTGTCCCCAATTGCAGCTTGTAGATTTGCAAGACAATGAGATTTCCTCAGTGACACTCCGTTcacaatacaaaaatatattgat TCTTATAGGAAATCCAGTGTGTGGTACTGCTCTGTCAAATACAAATTTCTGCCAACTTCAGCAGCAGGCTAAGCAACCCTATTCCACAAGCTTGGCTAGTTGTGGAGGCAAATCTTGTCCTCCTGATCAAAAGCTCAGTCCCCAAAGTTGTGAATGTGCCTATCCATATGAAGGAACGTTGTACTTTAGAGGACCCTCATTCAGAGAACTGTCCAGTGTAAATACTTTTCATTCACTTGAAATGAGCTTATGGGTGAAATTGGGTCTAACTCCTGGCTCAGTTTCTTTACAAAACCCCTTCTTCAATAGTGATGATTATCTTCAAGTGCAACTAGCACTCTTTCCACCAATGGGGCAATATTTTAACAGGTCAGAAGTTCAAAGAATTGGGTTTGAATTGAGTAATCAAACTTACAAGCCCCCAAAAGAATTTGGACCCTATTACTTTATTGCTTTTCCTTATCCTTTTCCAG GTTCCCACAAAGGAGCTTCTCTTAGCAAAGGTGTTGTTATTGGGATATCAATTGGCTGCATAATTCTGGTTCTAAGCCTCATAGGGTTAGCTATATACGCAATTCTGCAAAAGAAGCGTGCAGAGAGAGCCATTGGATTAAGTAGACCATTCG CATCATGGGCACCAAGTGGCAAGGATAGTGGAGGTGCACCACAATTAAAGGGAGCAAGATGGTTCTCTTATGATGAGCTTAAAAAGTGCTCCAACAATTTCTCTGAAAGCAATGAGATAGGCTTTGGTGGCTATGGCAAG GTGTACAAAGGGGTTTTCCCTGATGGGAAAATAGTTGCAATCAAACGAGCTCAGCAAGGATCAATGCAAGGAGGCGTAGAGTTCAAGACTGAAATTGAGTTGCTTTCAAGAGTCCACCACAAGAATCTTGTTGGCCTTGTTGGATTCTGTTTTGAACAAGGGGAACAAATGTTGGTTTACGAATTTATGCCCAATGGAACACTTAGGGAGAGTTTGTCAG GGAGATCTGAGATTCATCTTGACTGGAAGAGGAGACTCCGTGTTGCTCTTGGTTCATCCAGAGGACTTGCATACTTACATGAGCTTGCCAACCCTCCCATAATCCACAGAGACGTGAAGTCCACTAATATCTTGCTGGATGAAAATTTGACAGCAAAGGTTGCAGATTTTGGTTTGTCTAAGCTTGTCTCAGACAGTGAGAAAGGCCATGTTTCAACTCAGGTTAAAGGGACATTG GGTTATCTGGATCCCGAGTATTACATGACGCAACAACTCACAGAGAAGAGTGATGTGTACAGTTTTGGGGTAGTCATGCTTGAACTAATAACTTCAAGACAACCAATAGAGAAGGGTAAGTACATTGTCCGTGAGGTGCGCACCCTGATGAATAAGAAGGACGAAGAACACTATGGTTTGAGGGAACTCATGGATCCAGTGGTAAGGAACACACCAAACCTCATAGGATTTGGGAGGTTCTTGGAGCTGGCAATTCAATGCGTTGAGGAATCAGCCACAGACCGTCCTACAATGAGTGAAGTTGTGAAAGCACTTGAAACCATTTTGCAGAATGATGGGATGAACACAAACTCTACCTCTGCATCCTCTTCTGCCACTGACTTTGGAGTTGGTAAGGGTGGAATGAGGCATCCCTACATTGATTGTACTTTCACTAAGAAGGACAATGCTAATGATAGTAGTAGTAGTGCCTTTGACTACAGCGGGGGGTACACACTTTCAACAAAAGTCGAACCAAAATAG